The following DNA comes from Rosa rugosa chromosome 5, drRosRugo1.1, whole genome shotgun sequence.
ATCATAAAAAGGGAGACCATGCTGGCATCCTACAGGTGATGAGTAAGGTCCCAGATGTGGAACCCGTAATGGGTTTTCTTGACGAGAAAAAACTAGACTTCACAGGAGTGGACATTCGGGTCCCCATGTTTGCCTATGTGTCCAGGGAAAAGCGTCCTGGCTACGACCACAACAAGAAGGCAGGAGCCATGAATGCCATGGTTAGAGCATCAGCAGTATTGTCTAACGGCCCATTTATACTGAATCTCGACTGTGACCATTATATCTATAACTCCAAGGCTATAAGGGAAGGAATGTGCTTCATGATGGACCGTGGAGGAGATCGCATTTGCTACATACAGTTCCCTCAGAGATTCGAAGGGATCGATCCATCTGATCGTTATGCTAATCATAACACAGTCTTCTTTGATGGAAATATGAGAGCCTTGGACGGTCTGCAAGGGCCAGTGTATGTGGGAACTGGGTGCATGTTCAGGCGTTTTGCACTCTACGGCTTCCACCCGCCAAGGGCGCATGAGTACCTGGGGGTATTTGGCCACAAAAAAGCTCCAGCACCACAATATCAGACTATGGATTCTGTACGATTACGGCCTTCTGAAGAAGGAGACGAAGCAGCGCCTCTAGCAGAACACCCCGACTTGGGACTTCCAATCAAGTTTGGAAATTCTCAAGTATTCACTGATTCCATAGCTGTTGCTGAGTTTCAAGGACGGCCTCTTGCTGATCATGAAACAGTCAAGAATGGCCGCCCTCCTGGCGCCCTGCTAGAACCACGTCCCCCACTCGATGCACCCACTGTTGCCGAAGCGGTTGCTGTTATTTCCTGCTGGTATGTTTCTTCATTTAGCTTACTATTGCATATATCTACGTACATTAATTAATAATTCTATAATGTACGTACAGGTTTGAGGAAAACACCGAATGGGGAGACAGGATAGGTTGGATTTATGGATCGGTGACAGAGGATGTGGTGACAGGTTACCGAATGCACAATCGTGGATGGCGGTCTGTGTATTGCATAACCAAGCGTGACGCATTCCGCGGCACTGCACCTATCAACCTGACAGACAGATTGCACCAGGTGCTTCGATGGGCCACTGGTTCAGTGGAAATCTTCTACTCTAGAAACAATGCATTCCTGGCATGCCGACGCCTCAAGTTCCTACAGCGTATTGCATACCTCAATGTCGGCATTTATCCCTTCACCTCCGTCTTTCTGGTGGTTTATTGTTTCCTCCCTGCACTCTGCCTCTTTTCAGGACAATTCATAGTGGCAGGTCTAAATATTCCCTTCCTTTCCTACCTCCTTACCATCACGATATGTCTCATTCTTATCTCCATACTTGAAGTCAGATGGTCCGGCATTGGTCTTGAGGAATGGTGGCGTAATGAGCAGTTTTGGTGCATTGGTGGAACCAGTGCTCACCTTGCCGCTGTCATCCAGGGACTCCTCAAAGTCATAGCGGGCATCGAAATTTCCTTCACCTTAACCTCCAAGTCTGCCGGCGATGACGAGGATGACATTTACGCTGATCTTTACATAGTCAAATGGACAAGTCTCTTCATCATGCCAATATTAATCATAGTTACCAACATTATTGCAGCTGTCATTGGAATATCAAGGACCTTATACGCTGTCATACCCCAATGGAATAAGCTACTCGGAGGACTCTTCTTCAGTTTTTGGGTGTTGGCTCACATGTACCCATTTATGAAAGGCTTGATGGGAAGGAGAGGAAGGATACCTACCATCGTATATGTATGGGCGGGACTGCTCGCTATTACAGTGTCTTTGCTTTGGCTGACACTCAATCCTCCTGGCAGTGGTATGACTGGTGCTGGTGGTGGAGAGATAAAGATATGATAATAACAGTAATATTAATCTATACTAATAATGACACACATATGTCAACAAAAAAGAACACAAGTATACATAGCTACCACCAGTGAAGGTTTCATGTAGAGCTCTAGATGTTTGATCCCTGTAAATTTTCCAAACAATATACATGCATGTTAATGTACAAAAGAAAAATCCTACATTATTTTTGGTTTGAATTTTTTCCCAAAGCACATTAAGCTGAAagtgttgtaggagaattctaattgtgtttattattgataataggagccctttatatagggtgttacaaggtacacaataggtaatagaatccgaatacaattgaatacctagaatactttcctattacaactctaaaccctagtttgtagaggcacacattatgtcgacatccttcaacactcccccttgtgccgctcaaacttggtgatgacgctttcattgttgcctcgttaaaaaccttgccaggtaacaaaaaccctgtgggacaaaaataacctggTCGAATGAccaaaagagcacaacacgtccttcactcttcgagatctaacatgtagacatcatacctccccccgATGCTCTTCatatgtttctcgaatgtggattttggtaacgacttagtaaataagtccgctacattatcctcatatcggatttggttcacttcaatatttagaagcgcttgttgttgttgattgtaaaagaacttaggcgatatatgcttggtgttatcgcccttgatgaaacctaatttcatttgttcaatacaagctgcattatcctcataaatgcatgtaggttcatctgtggtagacttcaaaccacaagttcctcgaatatgtctaactatagaccttagccatatgcattctcgcacagcttcatgtagagcaataatctctgcatgatttgaagaagtagcaacaagggtatgctttgtagacctctaagatatcgcagtgcttcccatgataaagacataacctgtttgggaacgacctttgtgagggtcagagagataccatgcatcagcaaaacccatcaagacatcgttgtcattttgatggaggggaggaggagcacggaaagtgacgttttgccttgtggagtccgatcACACACTTctgttatttattttctctctgtatggataaaacaagcccatatcaatcgtacctctcaagtatcgaaagattgtctttacaccaatccaatggcagcgtgttggcgcagaactgtgtcgagctaacaagttcactgcaaatgagatatccggtcttgtgcattgagctaagtacaataatgcgcctattgcacttagatagggcacttcagcctctaataagtcttcgtcctgatcccttggacgaaatggatcttttccgggctcaagactacggccgatcatgggagtactcacaggctttgctttatcttcgtCAAAGctccttagtaatttttgagtatatgctgactgatggatcataatcccatcactacggtacTCGAGCTCtagtccgagacaaaaccgtgttttcccaagatctttcatctcaaattcagattttaagtatttagcagtttcctttaacaaatctagagttccaattaggttcatgtcatcgacaaacactgctacaattgcaaatccggaacttgtcctttttataaacacgcatgggcatatttcatttttgacatatcccttcccaatcaagtagttgttgtgaaattttaattaaaactcgcaagcgcacgaatcgtcgttagtatagtgtgcaagtacgaggtcgttccaactgaggattgataatcaatttaaatcctaacctaattaatccaaacacaaaaacacataaacaatcaaactaaagaagatatggttttaaggttttcgactaaacaaataatgtgaaaattaaagaaagaaagaaagaaacaaacaaataatgataaaacctagggtttcgaaatcaaccactaacaatcctatttatgtttcgatgcaattaacagattcttttgtttattttgatgacaattcccgtatctaagtccaggtacggcacttagaccatagttttccttaagtgtatgattctctccaggtacggcaaaggtcgtatatcctaacatgcagtttatccaggtacggcataaatttaacacataggactcattacgtactagaaaacaagagaatcatgcaaaccattacttcaggtacgacaataatgtaattcacaactcttaatcacaagaagctaatttgaattatattgcaggtacgcctcaaattcatcttctaattactagatgcaaagccctaaggtgatcaatcaaagaacttaaacataaagcatcaattcaaatagtgactaagaattcatcataaagaaactataaatccatcaatataacATTAAAGTACATAAataatcatgatagggcatcatcttaaccctagaaaaaggtttagcaaaagataactaaataaaacataggaaagacataaaaagaatggaagggaaaaagaaggggaagatggatgagtcgtctctgctccttaggcgtctacattgtgctcccgagactctccctcatgtaaattcgtgctcccttacatagggaagatttctgctcatctttggcttcatgtttccttgtaagatttggatttggatttctttcttcatttggaatgggaaaagcttgaaatatctcttgtagaggtaggaataagttcatcattgagtcctcatctgaattaacttccttgaaacattaggattgaccaCCTTGTgtcacggaacttgagttctccaagaatggttgtaaattcccgagcagatttcctgtccgacctatcttcactcaaataatcataactttctccagaagtatcgaaatcgagatccgtaaaattctacagaaagtagacacccgtagctttccatgcatataagggtcattgtctgattcgatgtgggtaactcccagtaattcggcgaagttggatgttctgcagaGACAGATTCTGGaacctgggcgtctttcaatcctagttagctcattttagcttcttttcttctctttatgagacaaacctacaaaaacactgtaacaacataaatgactcgaaataaggaggac
Coding sequences within:
- the LOC133712728 gene encoding cellulose synthase-like protein D1, which produces MASSSNKKTLPNSPSSVGRPPSSSVKFARRTSSGRVMSLSRDDDLDMSGEMSGENDYINYTVMMPPTPDNQPGEEAKADSTAGTYSASRFGTEPRRRNDGGGGGGEASKMDRRMSVMSSSNNKSILLRSQTGDFDHNRWLFETKGTYGIGNAFWSQKDEDSYNGPTGDMNMQDFIDKPWKPLTRKVSVPPAILSPYRLLVVIRLIVLSFFLVWRVQNPNPDAMWLWGISIVCEIWFAFSWLLDILPKMNPINRATDLSALHDKFEQPSPQNPTGRSDLPGVDVFVSTADAEKEPPLVTANTMLSILAVDYPVEKLSAYISDDGGAILTFEAMAEAVAFAEVWVPFCRKHNIEPRNPDSYFNSKVDPTKNKKRPDFVKDRRWIKREYDEFKVRINGLPDVIRKRCEMYNCREERKLTKETSTGGSARSIEPLGDNAIDEPGSTVPKATWMADGTHWPGTWLEPCADHKKGDHAGILQVMSKVPDVEPVMGFLDEKKLDFTGVDIRVPMFAYVSREKRPGYDHNKKAGAMNAMVRASAVLSNGPFILNLDCDHYIYNSKAIREGMCFMMDRGGDRICYIQFPQRFEGIDPSDRYANHNTVFFDGNMRALDGLQGPVYVGTGCMFRRFALYGFHPPRAHEYLGVFGHKKAPAPQYQTMDSVRLRPSEEGDEAAPLAEHPDLGLPIKFGNSQVFTDSIAVAEFQGRPLADHETVKNGRPPGALLEPRPPLDAPTVAEAVAVISCWFEENTEWGDRIGWIYGSVTEDVVTGYRMHNRGWRSVYCITKRDAFRGTAPINLTDRLHQVLRWATGSVEIFYSRNNAFLACRRLKFLQRIAYLNVGIYPFTSVFLVVYCFLPALCLFSGQFIVAGLNIPFLSYLLTITICLILISILEVRWSGIGLEEWWRNEQFWCIGGTSAHLAAVIQGLLKVIAGIEISFTLTSKSAGDDEDDIYADLYIVKWTSLFIMPILIIVTNIIAAVIGISRTLYAVIPQWNKLLGGLFFSFWVLAHMYPFMKGLMGRRGRIPTIVYVWAGLLAITVSLLWLTLNPPGSGMTGAGGGEIKI